The nucleotide window TGCTGGCGATCGCTCCTTTTTTCTTCTGGGGAACAGCGATGGTCGCCATGAAAGGGGTTATCCCCAACACCACACCCCTATTTATGGCAGGAGTTCGCCTTGTGCCGGCTGGGTTATTGGTTTTAGGGTATGCGGCTTTGTCTGGTCGTCCTCAACCTAAAAGTGGGTTAGGGTGGCTGTGGATTGGAATTTTTGCTTTACTCGATGGGGCAATGTTTCAAAGCTTTTTAGCCCAAGGTTTAGTCAGAACCGGGGCCGGATTAGGATCAGTGATTATTGACTCCCAACCGTTAGCGGTTGCCCTTCTCTCTAGTTGGCTATTTGGGGAAATTATCGGGTTATGGGGCTGGTTAGGGTTAGGATTGGGCATTATCGGGATTAGTTTAATTGGATTGCCGGATCAATGGTTTATTGGTCTGTTTCAAGGGGAAACGATTTCTTTTTCTTTTAGCTGGTTAGGATTGTTAAATAGTGGAGAATTGCTGATGTTGCTGGCTTCTCTGTCTATGGCAGTGGGAACAGTAACTATCCGTTTTGTCAGTCGTTATGCGGATCCGGTAGTGGCCACAGGATGGCATATGATCTTAGGAGGAATACCGTTATTTGTCTTGTCCGGATTTTGGGAATCTGACCAATGGAGTCATCTTAATCTCGAAGGCTGGTTAAACTTAAGTTATGCGACTGTGTTTGGCAGTGCGATCGCTTATGGAGTCTTTTTTTATTTAGCTTCAAAAAGCAATCTAACCAGTTTAAGTGCCTTAACCTTTTTAACGCCTGTGTTTGCCTTGACCTTTGGGAATCTGTTTTTATCTGAAATTTTGAGTCCTTTACAATGGCTGGGAGTGAGTTTAACCTTAGTGAGTATCTATTTAATTAATCAACGGGAAAAAATTGCACAACACCTGCAAAAATTGCAATCTTCTAAAGACTCCTCAACCTTAGCGGAATCAACCTCTAATCAATAGGGTTTTAGGGCTACAAAATAGACTCTCTCATAATCTTATAAGAATCTTAAGGTATGCCTTACTCCCAAGGAGGAAAGGTATATTAATCATTATAATTAGACATTTTCAACCCAGAAAATCCAATGACACCTAAATAAGTGTCCCTAAGTCAGAAGACAGTCACGGCAATTAAAACTTAAGCTAAAAAAAACAGCAAGAGAATCAATAATTAGAGTCAGAGATTATGAGTCAGCAGATGCCGTCGAGGGAGAATTTAACCTATACAAAAGAGACCTCTATCCGTTCTTATATTAACCCGTTATTAATTCGTTTGGTTTATCCTTTAGGATGCTATATCGTCTTACCGTCTTATTTTGGTAAGCTTGAGGTGACAGGACAAGACAATATTCCCACTACCGGACCAGTCATTGTTGCCCCCACTCATCGCTCCCGTTGGGATGCTTTACTTACTCCTTATGCGGTAGGACGATTGGCCAGTGGACGAGATTTAAGATTTATGGTAATGGCGACGGAAATGCAAGGAATACAAGGCTGGTTAATTCGTCAATTAGGGGGATTTCCGGTCAATACTGAGCGTCCGGGGGCGGGTAGTTTAGTTCATACGATTGATTTGTTAAGTCGAGGGGAAATGGTGGTCATTTTTCCTCAAGGCGGCATTGTTCCAGAGATTGAGGTGGAACGTCTTAAACCTGGGGTAGCACGACTCGCTTTAGAGGTAGAAACTCATAAACCCAATAGTGGGATGAAAATTTTACCGGTTAATATTCAATATACGGATCTGTCTCTCGGTTGGAAAACAGATGTCACGATTAATATAGGTAAACCTATTGATGTGGCTAAATATAATCAAGGAAAAATTAAAGAAAATACCCGAAAATTGACAGCAGAGTTAAAAACCGCCCTGCAACAACTTCAAGAAAAAACCCCACTTTCACAAGAGTCAAAAGAAATGATTATGGTTTAGTAACTGGCATCACTGCATCAGTGGTATAGGAAGGGAATTTTCCCTCTATAAATTCCACACAAATATGTTTTCGTTCCATCACCACTGTACCAAATAGAGTGGCAAACGAAACATCCGCCGCATCTCGTCCTGTTCCAATGCGGATCAAAGCTTGTCGGGGTACTAACCGAGTCGGATCGAATAAATACCAGCGATCGCCTAAATAGGCTTCAAAAACCGCATGAAAATCAGGCGGTTCTAACCCACAAGCATAATTAGAGACAAACCGGGCTGGAATATTTAAGGCACGACAAAAAGCAA belongs to Gloeothece citriformis PCC 7424 and includes:
- a CDS encoding lysophospholipid acyltransferase family protein; its protein translation is MSQQMPSRENLTYTKETSIRSYINPLLIRLVYPLGCYIVLPSYFGKLEVTGQDNIPTTGPVIVAPTHRSRWDALLTPYAVGRLASGRDLRFMVMATEMQGIQGWLIRQLGGFPVNTERPGAGSLVHTIDLLSRGEMVVIFPQGGIVPEIEVERLKPGVARLALEVETHKPNSGMKILPVNIQYTDLSLGWKTDVTINIGKPIDVAKYNQGKIKENTRKLTAELKTALQQLQEKTPLSQESKEMIMV
- a CDS encoding DMT family transporter is translated as MELNLRKSYIAWTSLLAIAPFFFWGTAMVAMKGVIPNTTPLFMAGVRLVPAGLLVLGYAALSGRPQPKSGLGWLWIGIFALLDGAMFQSFLAQGLVRTGAGLGSVIIDSQPLAVALLSSWLFGEIIGLWGWLGLGLGIIGISLIGLPDQWFIGLFQGETISFSFSWLGLLNSGELLMLLASLSMAVGTVTIRFVSRYADPVVATGWHMILGGIPLFVLSGFWESDQWSHLNLEGWLNLSYATVFGSAIAYGVFFYLASKSNLTSLSALTFLTPVFALTFGNLFLSEILSPLQWLGVSLTLVSIYLINQREKIAQHLQKLQSSKDSSTLAESTSNQ